One window from the genome of Echinicola vietnamensis DSM 17526 encodes:
- a CDS encoding succinate dehydrogenase cytochrome b subunit, translating to MSWVTKTFTSTLGRKLLMALTGLFLILFLIGHVSGNMLLFKDDGGQAFNEYAKFMTTNPAVKILSYLTYISIIAHVVYAIILSAKNKKARPIGYAESKASTNSTWNSRNMGILGTIILIFIVVHLQNFWAEMHWGGIPVVNYESGEYKDLYSVVYGAFSNIGLVALYVVAMAFLGFHLNHGFASAFQTLGLNHKKYTPAIKFIGTAFSIIVPALFASMPIYIYFSTLN from the coding sequence ATGAGTTGGGTAACCAAAACCTTTACTAGCACTTTGGGACGAAAGTTGCTAATGGCCCTGACAGGATTATTCCTGATACTGTTTTTAATCGGCCACGTTTCAGGAAACATGTTGTTGTTTAAGGACGACGGCGGTCAGGCGTTTAATGAGTACGCCAAGTTTATGACCACAAACCCCGCTGTGAAGATTCTTTCTTACTTGACTTATATCTCGATAATAGCGCACGTTGTTTACGCCATTATCCTATCCGCCAAAAATAAGAAAGCTAGGCCAATTGGCTATGCTGAATCCAAAGCCAGCACAAACAGTACTTGGAATTCCAGAAATATGGGGATTCTAGGTACCATTATTCTCATCTTTATTGTTGTCCACCTCCAAAACTTTTGGGCAGAGATGCATTGGGGTGGTATACCAGTGGTAAACTATGAATCCGGTGAGTACAAAGACCTCTATTCAGTGGTTTACGGGGCTTTTTCAAATATTGGCCTTGTCGCTTTGTACGTGGTGGCCATGGCCTTTTTGGGCTTTCACCTGAACCATGGATTTGCAAGTGCTTTCCAGACCTTAGGGCTTAATCACAAAAAATACACGCCTGCGATCAAGTTTATAGGAACTGCATTTTCCATTATTGTGCCGGCATTGTTTGCTTCCATGCCGATTTACATCTATTTCTCAACTTTGAATTAA